One genomic region from Haloprofundus salinisoli encodes:
- a CDS encoding AI-2E family transporter, which yields MTFDRRYVLGAVFVISAALAALILADVLGTVFFALTVAYLLSPLRRELTRRGLSAWTSSAVATAAAFLGVVVVAAPLVGVLVLRFDALRGLLAIVPDAVTLELAGYAYTVTLDQATAVALSLLRSLAQEIVVAAPVLLIKLSVFALVVFALLFRAGTTREAVLALVPSAYRDVASALDKRARDTLFAIYVLQAATAVGTFFVSVVVFALLGYDFPVALATVAAVLQFVPVLGPSLLLLLLAVYHLTLGQTVAAILVFLIGGFFVAFLPDVLIRPRLARRTANLPGSIYFVGFVGGLLSLGALGVIVGPLAVALVLESAALFSSELKEN from the coding sequence GTGACTTTCGACCGACGGTACGTTCTCGGGGCGGTGTTCGTTATCTCGGCGGCGTTGGCGGCACTGATACTCGCCGACGTGTTGGGGACGGTGTTTTTCGCCCTGACGGTGGCGTATCTCCTCTCGCCGTTGCGTCGAGAACTGACCCGGCGCGGGCTGTCGGCGTGGACGTCGAGCGCCGTCGCCACCGCGGCCGCGTTTCTCGGCGTCGTCGTCGTCGCGGCACCGCTGGTCGGCGTGCTCGTGCTTCGGTTCGACGCACTCCGCGGGTTGCTCGCCATCGTCCCCGACGCGGTGACGCTCGAACTCGCCGGCTACGCCTACACGGTGACGCTCGACCAGGCGACGGCGGTGGCGCTGTCGCTTCTACGGTCGCTCGCACAGGAAATCGTCGTCGCCGCGCCGGTACTGCTCATCAAACTCTCGGTGTTCGCGCTCGTCGTCTTCGCGTTGCTGTTTCGGGCGGGGACGACGCGCGAGGCCGTGTTGGCGCTCGTGCCTTCCGCGTACCGGGACGTGGCGTCGGCACTCGACAAGCGCGCACGCGACACGCTGTTTGCGATCTACGTGCTGCAGGCGGCGACGGCCGTCGGGACGTTCTTCGTCAGCGTCGTCGTCTTCGCGCTTCTCGGCTACGACTTTCCGGTCGCGCTTGCGACCGTCGCGGCGGTGCTGCAGTTCGTGCCCGTTCTCGGGCCGAGTCTGCTCCTGTTGCTCTTGGCGGTGTACCACCTCACGCTCGGACAGACCGTCGCTGCGATCCTCGTCTTCCTCATCGGCGGGTTCTTCGTCGCGTTTCTGCCAGACGTCCTCATCCGACCGCGACTCGCCCGGCGCACGGCGAATCTTCCCGGGAGCATCTACTTTGTCGGCTTCGTCGGCGGGCTGTTGAGTCTCGGCGCTCTCGGCGTCATCGTCGGGCCGCTCGCCGTCGCACTCGTCCTGGAGAGCGCGGCGTTGTTCTCGTCGGAACTCAAAGAGAATTAA
- a CDS encoding sulfurtransferase: protein MYENAVVAPSWLADRLDEVRVVDVRDAWEFDGIGHLPGAVSIPFEAFRSSAGDEGMLPGAETWETLMSEAGITNDDHLVAYDDTHGVFAARFLVTAELYGHDTDRLHLLDGDYSAWSREYETTTETPKPEATTYEVRRPDSSPLVDYETVLGSLDDDGVVVVDTREPWEYEEGHVPGAVQLDWREFVDDETRGLKSTGELASILADHGVSDDRRVLLYCNTARRISHTYLVLRRLGYEDIAFYEGSLTEWKARGGPLEGEGERGEPPTEN, encoded by the coding sequence ATGTACGAAAACGCCGTCGTCGCACCGTCGTGGCTCGCCGACCGACTGGACGAGGTCCGCGTCGTCGACGTGCGCGACGCGTGGGAGTTCGACGGTATCGGCCACCTTCCGGGTGCGGTGAGTATTCCGTTCGAGGCGTTTCGCAGTTCTGCAGGCGATGAAGGGATGTTACCGGGCGCGGAGACGTGGGAGACGTTGATGAGTGAGGCAGGAATCACGAACGACGACCACCTCGTCGCCTACGACGACACCCACGGCGTCTTCGCCGCCCGCTTTCTCGTGACCGCCGAACTGTACGGCCACGACACCGACCGCCTCCACCTGCTCGACGGCGACTACAGCGCGTGGAGCCGCGAGTACGAGACGACGACGGAGACGCCGAAGCCGGAAGCGACGACGTACGAGGTTCGACGCCCCGACTCGTCGCCGCTGGTCGACTACGAGACGGTGCTCGGCAGCCTCGACGACGACGGCGTGGTCGTCGTCGACACGCGCGAACCGTGGGAGTACGAGGAGGGCCACGTCCCCGGAGCGGTGCAACTCGACTGGCGCGAGTTCGTCGACGACGAGACGCGAGGGTTGAAATCGACCGGCGAACTGGCGTCGATTCTCGCCGACCACGGCGTCTCCGACGACCGGCGCGTGCTTCTGTACTGCAACACCGCCCGCCGCATCAGCCACACCTACCTCGTGCTTCGGCGGCTCGGCTACGAGGACATTGCGTTCTACGAGGGGAGTCTCACCGAGTGGAAAGCGCGCGGCGGCCCGCTCGAAGGCGAGGGAGAGAGAGGCGAGCCACCGACGGAAAACTGA
- a CDS encoding HalOD1 output domain-containing protein: MTVTSPLITPGPHAKVYRRSDGERPSDTVVRAVADAAKTDPLSLPPLFDAINPDALDDLFCDALGGHRRSGSRVVEFHYAGVHISVFDDGRVLVQSH; encoded by the coding sequence GTGACTGTCACTTCACCGCTCATTACTCCCGGGCCACACGCGAAGGTCTACCGACGCAGCGACGGCGAACGACCGAGCGACACCGTCGTCAGAGCTGTCGCCGACGCCGCGAAGACGGATCCGCTCTCGCTGCCACCGCTTTTCGACGCCATCAACCCCGACGCGCTGGACGACCTCTTCTGCGATGCGCTCGGCGGGCACCGGCGCTCCGGCAGTCGCGTCGTCGAGTTTCACTACGCGGGCGTCCACATCTCCGTCTTCGACGACGGTCGAGTGCTCGTCCAGTCACACTGA
- a CDS encoding sulfurtransferase has product MANYAKDVLVSADWVEDHLDEFQSDDSEYRLVEVDVDTEAYDEGHAPGAIGFNWETQLQDQTTRDILDKDDFEELLGSHGISEDATVVLYGDNSNWFAAYTYWQLKYYGHEDVRLMNGGRDYWVDNDYPLTDEVPEFPEQEYSARGPFESIRAYRDDVEKAIGRGLPLVDVRSPEEFSGEILAPPGLQETAQRGGHVPGARNISWAATVNDDGTFKSADELRELYGAEGVDDNQDVIAYCRIGERSSIAWFALHELLGYDSVTNYDGSWTEWGNLVGAPVETGSNDD; this is encoded by the coding sequence ATGGCAAATTACGCAAAAGACGTACTCGTCTCGGCGGACTGGGTCGAAGACCATCTCGACGAATTCCAGAGCGACGACTCCGAGTATCGACTCGTGGAGGTCGACGTCGACACCGAGGCGTACGACGAGGGCCACGCCCCCGGCGCGATCGGGTTCAACTGGGAGACGCAACTGCAGGACCAGACGACCCGCGACATCCTCGACAAGGACGACTTCGAAGAACTGCTCGGCAGCCACGGCATCAGCGAGGACGCCACGGTCGTCCTCTACGGCGACAACTCGAACTGGTTCGCCGCCTACACCTACTGGCAGCTCAAGTACTACGGTCACGAGGACGTCCGCCTGATGAACGGCGGCCGCGACTACTGGGTCGACAACGACTACCCGCTCACCGACGAGGTGCCGGAGTTCCCCGAGCAGGAGTACTCCGCCCGCGGTCCGTTCGAATCCATCCGCGCCTACCGTGACGACGTCGAGAAGGCCATCGGCCGCGGTCTGCCGCTCGTCGACGTTCGCTCGCCCGAGGAGTTCTCCGGCGAGATCCTCGCCCCGCCGGGACTGCAGGAGACCGCCCAGCGCGGCGGCCACGTCCCCGGCGCTCGCAACATCTCGTGGGCGGCCACCGTGAACGACGACGGCACGTTCAAGTCCGCCGACGAACTCCGCGAGCTCTACGGGGCCGAGGGCGTCGACGACAATCAGGACGTCATCGCGTACTGCCGCATCGGCGAGCGCTCCTCCATCGCGTGGTTCGCACTCCACGAACTGCTCGGCTACGACAGCGTCACCAACTACGACGGCTCGTGGACCGAGTGGGGCAACCTCGTCGGCGCACCCGTCGAGACCGGCAGCAACGACGACTGA
- a CDS encoding stage II sporulation protein M, producing MRISTALRSGFRLPDRYPIAVLPFYLLATSVGVVARVPLFVGVAIVVAVLSSSGRLGTFAERIQQVDFTAFSSAEPTVPTGLPEALAVVVTPLTVTVFGLAALASLVVGLLVAGGVRAGTLSAVLAAIDGRDPALDGVRGASRLWLPFVAFSLLRGVLFGGLLVVTAVLATALLAFGPMGALAAVLVALAAASLALVVGLLLAFTEQSLVVDGDGLTSALGASVRFPIRRPVDFLFYVLVAAAAFVGNSIVVGTAGLFGVTQAGAVLSILLVSPILDGFKTSLYAERGLGERDDEYGTDRPTRRRRIVARTRDGVGALGRFVLDHPGWNLVSTLVLAGSILAGYAATSGYGIQIGAPGDVAGVFGVFPVDTFVNIAANNWLVAAGSAYGGLALGVPAAASLAFNGLLVGSLAGIFELVPFLALVVPHGIVELPGLVVAGALGLHLGRVGWRAYRGRDDAASVAEALQRAFRVLVGLAVVFVLASFIEAFLTPQIAAFVLGG from the coding sequence GTGCGCATCTCCACAGCCCTCCGTTCGGGATTCCGCCTCCCGGATCGTTACCCCATTGCTGTCCTGCCGTTTTACCTGCTAGCGACGAGCGTCGGCGTCGTCGCCCGCGTACCGCTGTTCGTCGGCGTCGCCATCGTCGTCGCCGTGCTCTCGTCGAGCGGCCGTCTCGGCACCTTCGCCGAGCGCATCCAACAGGTCGACTTCACCGCGTTCAGCTCCGCCGAGCCGACGGTTCCGACCGGCCTCCCCGAGGCGCTGGCGGTCGTCGTGACGCCGCTGACGGTCACCGTCTTCGGACTCGCCGCTTTGGCGTCGCTCGTGGTCGGCCTCCTCGTCGCGGGTGGCGTTCGCGCCGGCACGCTCTCAGCGGTGCTCGCCGCGATCGACGGGCGGGACCCGGCGCTCGACGGCGTCCGCGGTGCGAGTCGACTCTGGCTGCCGTTCGTCGCCTTCTCCCTCCTCAGGGGGGTGCTGTTCGGTGGCCTCCTCGTCGTGACCGCCGTCCTCGCCACCGCGCTGCTCGCGTTCGGCCCGATGGGCGCGCTGGCGGCCGTCCTCGTCGCGCTCGCCGCCGCGTCGCTCGCCCTCGTCGTCGGTCTGTTGTTGGCGTTCACCGAACAGTCGCTCGTCGTCGACGGCGACGGACTGACCAGCGCTCTCGGCGCGAGCGTTCGGTTCCCGATTCGGCGGCCGGTCGACTTCCTGTTCTACGTGCTCGTCGCGGCGGCGGCGTTCGTCGGCAACAGCATCGTCGTCGGAACGGCCGGCCTCTTCGGTGTGACGCAGGCGGGCGCGGTGCTGTCGATACTGCTCGTCTCGCCGATTCTCGACGGGTTCAAAACCTCGCTGTACGCCGAACGCGGTCTCGGCGAACGCGACGACGAGTACGGCACCGACAGGCCCACGCGACGACGCCGCATCGTCGCACGTACGCGAGATGGTGTCGGCGCGCTCGGGCGGTTCGTCCTCGACCATCCGGGGTGGAATCTCGTCTCGACGCTCGTGCTGGCCGGGAGCATTCTCGCGGGCTACGCCGCGACGTCGGGGTACGGCATCCAAATCGGCGCACCGGGCGATGTCGCCGGCGTGTTCGGCGTCTTCCCGGTGGATACGTTCGTCAACATCGCCGCGAACAACTGGCTCGTCGCCGCCGGCAGCGCGTACGGCGGCCTCGCCCTCGGCGTCCCGGCGGCGGCCAGTCTCGCGTTCAACGGACTGCTCGTCGGTTCGCTCGCCGGCATCTTCGAGTTAGTGCCGTTTCTGGCGCTCGTCGTCCCGCACGGCATCGTCGAACTGCCCGGACTGGTCGTCGCCGGTGCGCTCGGACTGCATCTCGGCCGCGTCGGGTGGCGCGCGTACCGCGGTCGGGACGACGCGGCGTCGGTGGCCGAAGCGCTCCAGCGCGCGTTCCGCGTGCTCGTCGGACTCGCCGTCGTCTTCGTCCTCGCGTCGTTCATCGAGGCGTTTCTGACGCCTCAAATCGCCGCGTTCGTCCTCGGCGGATAG
- a CDS encoding GNAT family N-acetyltransferase, translating into MTVSTDERHDGDAGADHDGSGSASAADSRVDENGPIDAATSPEKPASDGGDAPDPTGSSAVTVADAVDDSLPHLRPFDSTDRDALLSLCETVTGEPMDSTRFDGLFLDAPFALDETPIHVAERDGELVGAHLSVPVRMRVGTDVVTGLCAYDTVVRPDYRETDLAARLASAATDRYDDSEATFGFAFLDDDALDDVSELDYRVADELPTYYRMQSSGAFAGGDGVVTRALGRLAAVAARGYTAAKRRRVAVDRTVTVSRVDGVAADRLASLADRTDVGGIHAVRDAAFYRRRFADGETAYRTYFASRDGETVAAVVVADRDGSRVELVDALPSASLADDAENPADETADARDDAAIRTLLVAVTEQYADADCLAAFGSAFPERAMRAVGFVRDDDYPLSLRTTPTTLVTRPYCDGDVSNADSWRCGGEILTDGTVWRPTLADRFS; encoded by the coding sequence ATGACCGTATCGACCGACGAGCGTCACGACGGGGACGCTGGTGCCGACCACGACGGGTCCGGCTCCGCGTCGGCGGCCGACTCTCGCGTCGACGAGAACGGGCCGATTGACGCCGCAACGTCGCCCGAAAAGCCTGCTTCCGACGGCGGAGACGCCCCCGACCCGACCGGTAGTTCCGCCGTAACGGTAGCCGACGCCGTTGACGATTCGCTTCCCCACCTACGTCCGTTCGATTCGACCGACCGCGACGCACTGCTCTCGCTGTGCGAGACGGTGACGGGTGAACCGATGGACTCGACGCGGTTCGACGGGCTGTTTCTCGACGCGCCGTTCGCTCTCGACGAAACGCCGATACACGTCGCCGAACGTGACGGCGAGCTCGTCGGCGCGCACCTGTCGGTCCCGGTCCGCATGCGCGTCGGCACCGACGTGGTGACGGGTCTCTGTGCGTACGACACCGTCGTCCGACCCGACTACCGGGAGACCGACCTCGCAGCTCGACTCGCCTCGGCGGCGACGGACCGATACGACGACTCGGAGGCGACGTTCGGGTTCGCGTTTCTCGACGACGACGCGCTCGACGACGTCTCGGAACTCGACTACCGCGTCGCCGACGAGCTCCCGACGTACTATCGGATGCAGAGTTCGGGCGCGTTCGCCGGCGGTGACGGCGTTGTGACCCGGGCGCTCGGGCGACTCGCCGCCGTCGCCGCCCGCGGGTACACCGCCGCCAAACGTCGCCGTGTCGCCGTCGACCGAACGGTGACGGTCTCGCGCGTCGACGGCGTCGCGGCCGACCGTCTGGCGTCGCTCGCCGACCGCACCGACGTCGGCGGTATCCACGCCGTCCGCGACGCGGCGTTCTACCGGCGGCGGTTCGCCGACGGCGAGACGGCCTACCGGACGTACTTCGCCTCGCGCGACGGTGAGACGGTCGCCGCCGTCGTCGTCGCCGACCGAGACGGCTCCCGGGTCGAACTCGTGGACGCTCTCCCGAGTGCGAGCCTCGCCGACGACGCCGAAAACCCCGCCGACGAGACGGCAGACGCGCGGGACGACGCCGCGATTCGAACGCTGCTCGTCGCCGTCACCGAACAGTACGCAGACGCCGACTGCCTCGCGGCGTTCGGCTCGGCGTTCCCCGAACGTGCGATGCGAGCAGTCGGGTTCGTCCGAGACGACGACTACCCGCTGTCGCTTCGGACCACGCCGACGACGCTCGTCACCCGGCCGTACTGTGACGGCGACGTCAGCAACGCCGACTCCTGGCGCTGCGGTGGCGAGATACTCACCGACGGCACCGTCTGGCGTCCGACGCTCGCCGACCGCTTCTCGTAA
- a CDS encoding ferritin family protein — protein sequence MNGYELIETLRDDHETALSRLGSSKALYALTGGEMDAPAVRAAAHDEAETAARLFEEWAETEDHEDAAELFSAVADAEADHREAIGSDEGNPDTDRPTYETLDGFGTTEERVGGLLARSIVGSRLAGQMVGFFVGSADTSSADAFRSIRDDYDDQLDRAAETLDAVCEDDADWERARAAAAAVVDAAYDHYVEALESMGVKPKNVC from the coding sequence ATGAACGGCTACGAACTCATCGAGACGCTGCGCGACGACCACGAGACGGCACTCTCCCGACTCGGCTCCTCGAAGGCGTTGTACGCGCTCACCGGCGGCGAGATGGACGCACCGGCGGTTCGCGCGGCCGCGCACGACGAAGCCGAGACGGCCGCCCGTCTCTTCGAGGAGTGGGCCGAGACGGAGGACCACGAAGACGCCGCAGAGTTGTTCTCGGCCGTCGCCGACGCGGAGGCCGACCACCGAGAGGCTATCGGGAGCGACGAGGGGAACCCGGACACGGATCGCCCGACGTACGAGACGCTCGACGGCTTCGGGACGACCGAAGAGCGGGTCGGCGGCCTGCTCGCGCGCTCGATCGTCGGCAGCCGCCTCGCCGGGCAGATGGTCGGTTTCTTCGTCGGCAGCGCCGACACGTCCTCGGCGGACGCCTTCCGTAGCATCCGCGACGACTACGACGACCAACTGGACCGTGCCGCCGAAACGCTCGACGCCGTCTGCGAGGACGACGCCGACTGGGAACGCGCCCGTGCCGCCGCCGCCGCCGTCGTCGACGCCGCGTACGACCACTACGTCGAGGCGCTCGAATCGATGGGCGTCAAGCCGAAGAACGTCTGCTGA
- a CDS encoding helix-turn-helix domain-containing protein, translating into MTLYAEFALPPDVLPFSSILAATPDVRIELVRVIPTRPDVFPYFRVSGADEDAVVDILSTHDAFESVDVLGPDGDGTLFRSHWTAAGDELLAGFARLDVALLSATGTPEGWTFKCRAPTREGLSAFQEYCRDHDVPLSLRQLQRLDGAARQSEGLTETQRETLLLAFHRGYFDVPRRTSLDSLADEFDISRQAVADRLRRGYRNLVRRTLVEQ; encoded by the coding sequence ATGACTCTCTACGCCGAGTTCGCTCTCCCGCCCGACGTTCTCCCCTTCAGTTCGATTCTCGCAGCGACGCCCGACGTGCGAATCGAACTCGTTCGCGTCATCCCGACGAGGCCCGACGTGTTCCCGTACTTTCGTGTCTCCGGCGCCGACGAAGACGCCGTCGTCGACATCCTCTCTACACACGACGCCTTCGAGAGCGTCGACGTTCTCGGTCCCGACGGCGACGGGACGCTCTTTCGGAGCCACTGGACCGCGGCGGGTGACGAGCTCCTCGCGGGGTTCGCTCGCCTCGACGTGGCGCTCCTCAGTGCGACCGGCACGCCGGAAGGGTGGACGTTTAAATGTCGAGCGCCGACGCGCGAGGGACTCTCGGCGTTTCAGGAGTACTGCAGGGACCACGACGTCCCGCTGAGCCTCCGTCAACTCCAGCGACTCGACGGCGCTGCACGGCAGTCGGAAGGACTGACAGAAACTCAGCGGGAGACGCTGCTGCTCGCGTTCCATCGGGGGTACTTCGACGTCCCGCGGCGCACGTCGCTCGACTCGCTGGCCGACGAGTTCGACATCAGTCGACAGGCGGTCGCCGACCGTCTGCGCCGCGGTTATCGCAACCTCGTCAGACGGACGCTCGTCGAACAGTGA
- the uvrB gene encoding excinuclease ABC subunit UvrB: MSDTDSGPLSPDRPEADRRFRVDAPFDPAGDQPEAIEQLAAGYAEGMQKQTLLGVTGSGKTNTVSWTIEEVQQPTLVLAHNKTLAAQLYEEFRNLFPDNAVEYFVSYYDYYQPEAYLEQTDTYIDKDMSINEEIDRLRHSATRSLLTRDDVIVVASVSAIYGLGDPRNYKEMALELEVGQEIDRDELLKRLVDLNYERNDVDFSQGTFRVRGDTVEVFPMYGRYAVRVEFWGDEVDRMMKIDTLQGEVVSQEPAVLFHPAEHYSIPEGRLERATREIEELMGQRVRYFERNGDLVAAQRIEERTTFDLEMLRETGYCSGIENYSVHMSDRESGEAPYTLLDYFPDDFLCVVDESHVTLPQIKGQFAGDKSRKDSLVGNGFRLPTAYDNRPLTFEEFEEKTSKLLFVSATPSDYEREQSEQIVEQIVRPTHLVDPKVEVTEATGQVDDLMDRIDDRIEREERVLVTTLTKRMAEDLTEYLEEAGVDVAYMHDETDTLERHELIRDLRLGNIDVLVGINLLREGLDIPEVSLVAILDADQEGFLRSETTLVQTMGRAARNVNGEVVLYADKMTNSMEAAIGETQRRREIQTEFNEEHGYTPETIQKEVGETNLPGSDTDTSGTSVDDVEDADDAARKVELLEDRMDEAASNLEFELAADIRDRIQELRRTFDLDRPDDGIAPEVDPEF, from the coding sequence ATGAGTGACACCGACTCCGGACCGCTGTCGCCCGACCGGCCGGAGGCCGACCGTCGGTTCCGCGTCGACGCGCCGTTCGACCCCGCAGGCGACCAACCGGAGGCCATCGAGCAGTTAGCCGCCGGCTACGCCGAGGGGATGCAGAAACAGACGCTGCTCGGCGTGACGGGCAGCGGGAAGACCAACACCGTCTCGTGGACCATCGAGGAGGTCCAGCAGCCGACGCTCGTCCTCGCGCACAACAAGACGCTCGCCGCCCAGTTGTACGAGGAGTTCCGGAATCTCTTCCCGGACAACGCCGTCGAGTACTTCGTCTCCTACTACGACTACTACCAACCGGAGGCGTACCTCGAACAGACCGACACGTACATTGACAAGGACATGTCCATCAACGAGGAGATAGACCGCCTCCGCCACTCGGCGACCCGGTCGCTTCTCACCCGCGACGACGTCATCGTCGTCGCCTCCGTCTCGGCCATCTACGGCCTGGGTGACCCGCGAAACTACAAGGAGATGGCCTTAGAGCTGGAGGTCGGCCAGGAGATCGACCGCGACGAACTGCTGAAGCGCCTCGTCGACCTCAACTACGAGCGAAACGACGTCGACTTCTCGCAGGGCACCTTCCGCGTGCGCGGCGACACCGTCGAGGTGTTTCCGATGTACGGCCGCTACGCCGTCCGCGTGGAGTTCTGGGGCGACGAGGTCGACCGGATGATGAAAATCGACACCTTGCAGGGCGAGGTCGTCTCCCAGGAACCCGCGGTCCTCTTTCACCCGGCGGAGCACTACTCCATCCCGGAGGGCCGCCTCGAACGCGCTACTCGAGAGATAGAGGAGCTGATGGGGCAACGGGTCCGCTACTTCGAGCGAAACGGCGATCTGGTCGCCGCCCAGCGCATCGAGGAGCGAACCACGTTCGACCTCGAAATGTTACGGGAGACCGGCTACTGCTCGGGCATCGAGAACTACTCGGTACATATGTCCGACCGCGAGTCGGGCGAAGCGCCGTACACGCTCTTGGACTACTTCCCCGACGACTTCCTCTGCGTCGTCGACGAGTCCCACGTCACGCTCCCGCAGATCAAGGGCCAGTTCGCGGGCGACAAATCCAGAAAGGACTCGCTCGTCGGCAACGGCTTCCGCCTGCCGACCGCCTACGACAACCGCCCGCTGACGTTCGAGGAGTTCGAAGAGAAGACCTCGAAGCTCCTGTTCGTCTCGGCGACGCCGAGCGACTACGAGCGCGAACAGTCCGAGCAGATCGTCGAACAGATCGTTCGCCCCACGCACCTCGTCGACCCGAAGGTCGAGGTGACCGAGGCGACGGGACAGGTCGACGACCTGATGGACCGCATCGACGACCGCATCGAGCGGGAAGAACGCGTGCTCGTGACGACGCTCACGAAGCGGATGGCCGAGGACCTCACCGAGTATCTCGAAGAGGCGGGCGTCGACGTCGCCTACATGCACGACGAGACCGACACGCTCGAACGTCACGAGCTCATCCGCGACCTACGACTCGGGAACATCGACGTGCTCGTCGGCATCAACCTCCTGCGGGAGGGCCTCGACATCCCCGAAGTGTCGCTCGTCGCCATCCTCGACGCCGACCAGGAGGGCTTCTTGCGCTCGGAGACGACGCTCGTCCAGACGATGGGTCGCGCCGCCCGCAACGTCAACGGCGAGGTCGTGCTCTACGCCGACAAGATGACGAACTCGATGGAAGCCGCCATCGGAGAGACCCAGCGCCGCCGCGAGATTCAGACCGAGTTCAACGAGGAGCACGGCTACACGCCCGAGACCATCCAGAAGGAGGTCGGCGAGACCAACCTCCCGGGAAGCGACACCGACACCTCCGGCACCTCCGTCGACGACGTCGAGGACGCCGACGACGCCGCTCGGAAGGTCGAACTGCTCGAAGACCGGATGGACGAGGCCGCGAGCAACCTCGAATTCGAACTCGCCGCGGACATCCGCGACCGGATTCAGGAGCTCCGCCGGACGTTCGACCTCGACCGTCCGGACGACGGTATCGCCCCCGAAGTCGACCCCGAGTTCTGA
- a CDS encoding GNAT family N-acetyltransferase, translating into MGVRPAIPDDIPAIQRVARQSWEATYRDILGTETVEETVSEWYSDETLSDALDKPGTAFLVAEEDGEIVGFCHGVVEAEQGDIVRLYVDPDHWRDGIGSALYERLRSDLEDFNMHRLEAIVLADNEMGNEFYRHLGFEQTGEGEVTMGGESYRENVYRKELSAA; encoded by the coding sequence ATGGGAGTGAGACCAGCGATACCCGACGATATCCCGGCGATACAGCGCGTCGCCCGACAGTCGTGGGAGGCGACGTACCGCGACATCCTCGGGACGGAGACGGTCGAAGAAACGGTCTCGGAGTGGTACTCCGACGAGACGCTTTCCGATGCGCTCGACAAGCCGGGCACGGCGTTTCTGGTCGCCGAGGAAGATGGTGAGATAGTCGGCTTCTGTCACGGCGTTGTCGAAGCCGAACAGGGCGACATCGTCCGTCTCTACGTCGACCCCGACCACTGGCGCGACGGCATCGGGTCGGCGCTGTACGAGCGCCTCCGCTCGGACCTCGAAGATTTCAACATGCACCGACTGGAGGCCATCGTCCTCGCGGACAACGAGATGGGCAACGAGTTCTACCGCCACCTCGGCTTCGAACAGACGGGAGAAGGAGAGGTCACGATGGGCGGCGAGAGCTACCGGGAGAACGTCTATCGGAAGGAGCTCTCGGCGGCGTAG